In Nitrobacteraceae bacterium AZCC 1564, the following proteins share a genomic window:
- a CDS encoding HAD superfamily hydrolase (TIGR01509 family) (product_source=TIGR01509; cath_funfam=3.40.50.1000; cog=COG0637; pfam=PF13419; superfamily=56784; tigrfam=TIGR01509), with amino-acid sequence MQRGLGSEVRWKDSREKWSELLNHYASSYDLIIFDCDGVLVDSEVISCRVHAEVLTRHGYPITAEQVRERFLGRSARDSNLEVERELGRSLPVAYDAERRELLLQALAEATEAIPHIHDALNAIDTRMCVASSGAHEKIFTTLSRAGLYTRFAPHIFSASQVKMSKPAPDLFLFAADQMKADPARCFVVEDSVSGVTAARAAGMTVIGFVGGSHCRAGDEANLRTAGATVVIDDMRVLPGLLTRAAPPHMRTAAPI; translated from the coding sequence GTGCAGCGCGGTTTAGGTTCAGAAGTTCGCTGGAAGGACTCGCGGGAAAAATGGAGCGAACTTCTGAACCACTACGCTAGCTCTTACGACCTTATCATTTTTGATTGCGACGGTGTTCTCGTCGATAGCGAAGTCATTTCCTGTCGTGTGCATGCTGAAGTTCTGACACGTCACGGTTATCCGATCACTGCCGAGCAGGTGCGCGAGCGTTTCCTTGGCCGCTCGGCCCGCGACAGCAACCTCGAAGTCGAACGTGAACTCGGCCGCTCGTTGCCGGTGGCCTATGATGCCGAGCGGCGCGAACTTCTGCTGCAGGCGCTTGCGGAGGCAACTGAGGCAATTCCTCACATCCATGACGCACTCAATGCGATCGATACGCGCATGTGTGTGGCATCAAGCGGCGCGCATGAAAAAATCTTCACCACACTGTCGCGCGCCGGCCTTTATACGCGTTTCGCTCCACATATCTTCTCGGCGTCACAGGTCAAGATGAGCAAGCCCGCGCCGGATTTGTTCCTGTTTGCCGCCGATCAAATGAAGGCCGACCCGGCGCGATGTTTTGTGGTCGAGGACAGCGTCTCGGGCGTGACAGCAGCACGAGCCGCCGGAATGACCGTTATCGGTTTCGTCGGCGGCAGCCACTGCCGGGCGGGCGACGAGGCCAATTTGCGGACGGCTGGAGCGACGGTCGTCATCGACGATATGCGAGTGCTGCCCGGACTGCTCACGCGAGCGGCCCCGCCGCATATGCGTACAGCCGCCCCAATTTGA
- a CDS encoding Fe-S cluster biogenesis protein NfuA (product_source=COG0694; cath_funfam=3.30.1370.70,3.30.300.130; cog=COG0694; pfam=PF01106,PF08712; smart=SM00932; superfamily=110836,117916), which produces MFIQTEATPNPATLKFIPGRAVLDTGTMEFTNRETAARSPLAERLFGIPGVTGVFYGSDFVTVTKDDSDWQHLKPAILGVIMEYYMSGAPLLADGDKPDEAHPGEFFDAADTETVDTIKDLLETRIRPAVAGDGGDITFRGFKDGIVYLDMKGACSGCPSSTATLKHGIQNLLRHFIPDVVEVRPM; this is translated from the coding sequence ATGTTTATCCAGACTGAAGCTACGCCCAATCCCGCCACCCTGAAGTTCATTCCAGGGCGCGCTGTTCTCGACACCGGCACCATGGAATTTACCAACCGGGAGACAGCCGCCCGTTCTCCGCTGGCAGAACGGCTGTTCGGCATCCCCGGTGTGACCGGCGTTTTTTATGGTTCCGATTTCGTGACCGTGACCAAGGACGACAGCGACTGGCAGCACCTCAAGCCGGCGATCCTTGGCGTCATCATGGAATACTATATGTCCGGCGCTCCGCTGCTGGCGGATGGCGATAAGCCCGACGAAGCCCATCCCGGGGAATTCTTTGACGCAGCCGATACCGAGACTGTCGACACCATCAAGGATCTGCTCGAGACCCGCATTCGCCCGGCGGTGGCAGGCGACGGCGGCGACATCACATTCCGCGGCTTCAAGGATGGCATTGTCTACCTCGATATGAAGGGCGCTTGCTCCGGCTGTCCGTCGTCGACCGCAACGCTCAAGCACGGTATTCAGAACCTGCTGAGGCACTTCATTCCCGACGTGGTTGAAGTCCGGCCGATGTAA
- a CDS encoding apolipoprotein N-acyltransferase (product_source=KO:K03820; cath_funfam=3.60.110.10; cog=COG0815; ko=KO:K03820; pfam=PF00795,PF20154; superfamily=56317; tigrfam=TIGR00546; transmembrane_helix_parts=Inside_1_20,TMhelix_21_43,Outside_44_70,TMhelix_71_93,Inside_94_99,TMhelix_100_122,Outside_123_169,TMhelix_170_192,Inside_193_204,TMhelix_205_227,Outside_228_533), which translates to MISLRALIAGIILSWGWRRAAIAFISGALSALAVAPFNAWPILFLTIPVTVWLIDGAGAGRLGGIPAAAAVGWWFGFGYFIAGLYWVGYAFLVDAQTFAWLLPIAVMGLPALLALFMAFGFALARLIWTKDGSRVLALACALTVSEWLRGHILTGFPWNTLGYALTEPLALAQTAALTGLWGLTFITVAIFASPAALFDDRSNTSRPWLPLSVSLIILAGMGVYGTARLSSEPTQLVKDVRLRLMQPNLQQDVKFNYSAKQMVMDKYLSLSDRSTGPQTTGVKDATILIWPESAFPFFLSREADAMAQIANFLPQGTVLITGGIRPPDLPPDSRITRAYNSIYVIDHDGTILSVYDKLHLVPFGEYLPFQGVMEKLGFVQLTKMRGGFIPGDRRRTMALPNAPRMLPLICYEAIFPGDVVPRDDRPGWIVNLTNDGWFGISTGPYQHLQQARLRAIEEGLPVVRSANTGISAVVDPVGRIIAHLDLGTEGVLDSGLPAAISPTLYSQVQDIPAAIVIALSAIVIIRRRAKQSP; encoded by the coding sequence ATGATATCTCTGCGCGCGTTAATCGCAGGTATCATCCTGTCGTGGGGCTGGCGCCGCGCAGCCATTGCGTTCATCTCTGGCGCACTGTCTGCGCTGGCCGTCGCGCCATTTAATGCATGGCCTATTCTATTCCTCACGATTCCAGTCACAGTCTGGCTGATCGATGGCGCTGGCGCGGGACGCCTCGGTGGAATTCCTGCCGCTGCGGCTGTCGGTTGGTGGTTCGGATTTGGATATTTCATCGCGGGCCTCTACTGGGTCGGCTACGCATTCCTTGTCGACGCGCAGACGTTCGCCTGGCTGCTGCCGATCGCGGTGATGGGTTTGCCCGCACTGCTGGCGCTGTTCATGGCTTTCGGCTTTGCGCTTGCCCGGCTGATCTGGACCAAGGACGGATCGCGCGTTCTTGCGCTCGCATGCGCCCTCACCGTCAGCGAATGGCTGCGTGGACACATCCTGACAGGCTTTCCCTGGAACACTCTTGGCTATGCGCTAACTGAACCGCTTGCGCTCGCGCAGACCGCCGCTCTGACCGGGCTCTGGGGATTGACGTTCATCACCGTCGCAATTTTCGCAAGTCCTGCGGCCCTGTTCGACGACCGCAGCAATACGTCCCGGCCATGGCTCCCGCTGAGCGTGTCGCTCATCATCCTGGCCGGCATGGGCGTTTATGGGACGGCGAGACTTTCCAGCGAACCCACGCAACTCGTAAAGGACGTCCGGCTGCGTCTTATGCAGCCGAACCTGCAACAGGACGTGAAATTCAATTATTCCGCCAAGCAGATGGTGATGGATAAATATCTGTCATTGTCGGACCGTTCGACCGGACCGCAAACGACGGGAGTGAAAGACGCAACGATATTGATCTGGCCGGAATCGGCATTTCCGTTTTTTCTGTCACGGGAAGCCGACGCGATGGCGCAGATCGCAAACTTCCTGCCCCAGGGTACGGTGTTGATCACCGGCGGAATTCGCCCACCCGATCTACCCCCCGATTCCAGGATCACGCGCGCCTACAATTCGATTTACGTCATCGATCACGATGGCACCATCTTGTCGGTCTACGACAAGCTTCATCTGGTGCCGTTTGGCGAGTATCTCCCGTTCCAAGGCGTGATGGAAAAACTCGGCTTCGTGCAACTGACAAAAATGCGCGGCGGATTTATTCCCGGTGACCGCCGGAGGACAATGGCGCTGCCGAATGCGCCCCGCATGCTGCCTCTGATCTGCTATGAGGCAATCTTTCCTGGCGACGTGGTTCCGCGAGACGATCGGCCAGGCTGGATCGTCAACCTGACCAACGACGGCTGGTTCGGAATTTCAACTGGTCCGTACCAACACCTGCAACAGGCCCGCCTGCGCGCGATCGAGGAAGGTCTTCCTGTCGTCCGCTCAGCGAACACCGGTATTTCCGCAGTGGTCGACCCGGTCGGCCGGATCATTGCCCATCTCGATCTTGGAACTGAAGGCGTTTTGGATTCCGGACTTCCCGCCGCGATATCGCCTACATTGTACTCACAAGTGCAGGATATTCCTGCCGCAATCGTGATCGCGCTGTCGGCGATCGTGATTATCCGCCGGCGTGCGAAGCAAAGTCCGTGA
- a CDS encoding phosphate starvation-inducible PhoH-like protein (product_source=KO:K06217; cath_funfam=3.40.50.300; cog=COG1702; ko=KO:K06217; pfam=PF02562; smart=SM00322,SM00382; superfamily=52540,54791) has product MPKSASDSPTLAPGRKLDRDIPLTHETQIVVAFDDNAAASALVGPYGQNLALIERRLGVVADSRGNHITIAGTRDACDGARRVLEMLYEQATRNHDVAQGDVEGAIRAVIAQGSLFEFDKGFESKPDEPRAAKPQFEELNLRKRPVRARTAAQDSYIRALKRHELVFGIGPAGTGKTWLAVARACQLFERKEVDRIILSRPAVEAGERLGFLPGDMREKVDPYLRPIYDALYDLMDARIVERGLQSGEIEIAPLAFMRGRTLTNAAIILDEAQNTTSMQMKMFLTRLGENSRMIITGDPSQVDLPNGQLSGLAEATALLAGVEGIAQVQFTAQDVIRHELVARIVAAYESAPRPAVPGKP; this is encoded by the coding sequence TTGCCAAAAAGCGCATCGGATTCGCCGACCCTCGCCCCTGGCCGCAAGCTCGACCGAGACATCCCACTGACGCATGAAACTCAAATCGTCGTTGCTTTCGACGACAACGCAGCCGCCTCCGCACTGGTCGGCCCGTACGGACAAAATCTCGCGCTGATCGAACGCCGCCTCGGCGTTGTGGCCGACTCCCGCGGCAACCACATTACCATCGCAGGAACGCGAGATGCCTGCGACGGCGCGCGGCGCGTCCTTGAGATGCTCTATGAGCAGGCAACACGCAATCACGACGTGGCGCAGGGCGATGTGGAAGGCGCGATCCGCGCCGTGATCGCCCAGGGATCGCTGTTTGAGTTCGACAAGGGTTTCGAATCGAAGCCGGACGAGCCAAGGGCCGCGAAGCCTCAATTCGAAGAACTCAATTTGCGCAAGCGGCCGGTGCGTGCCCGCACAGCTGCGCAAGATTCTTACATTCGCGCGCTGAAGCGTCACGAATTGGTGTTCGGGATCGGTCCTGCGGGTACAGGCAAGACGTGGCTTGCCGTGGCGCGGGCGTGTCAGTTGTTCGAGCGCAAGGAGGTTGATCGGATCATCCTGTCGCGTCCAGCTGTCGAAGCCGGAGAACGGCTCGGCTTCCTGCCCGGCGACATGCGTGAAAAAGTCGATCCTTACCTTCGACCGATCTACGACGCGCTCTATGATCTGATGGACGCACGCATTGTCGAACGCGGACTGCAAAGCGGCGAGATCGAGATCGCGCCGTTGGCGTTTATGCGTGGCCGCACGCTAACGAACGCAGCAATAATTCTGGACGAAGCGCAAAACACCACATCGATGCAGATGAAGATGTTTCTGACGCGTCTCGGTGAGAACAGCCGCATGATCATCACGGGAGACCCCAGCCAGGTGGACCTTCCGAATGGTCAGCTCTCGGGTCTCGCGGAAGCCACAGCACTCCTTGCCGGTGTCGAAGGCATTGCACAGGTGCAATTCACCGCCCAGGACGTCATCCGCCATGAACTGGTGGCGCGGATCGTCGCCGCCTACGAGAGCGCGCCGAGACCGGCGGTCCCTGGCAAGCCTTGA
- a CDS encoding tRNA-2-methylthio-N6-dimethylallyladenosine synthase (product_source=KO:K06168; cath_funfam=3.80.30.20; cog=COG0621; ko=KO:K06168; pfam=PF00919,PF01938,PF04055; smart=SM00729; superfamily=102114; tigrfam=TIGR01574), giving the protein MNTPRKLHIKSYGCQMNVYDAQRMVDTLAPEGFVETSSVDDADLVILNTCHIREKASEKVYSELGRLRAAKDEAARQGREMRIAVAGCVAQAEGNEIINRAPVVDVVVGPQSYHHLPQLLAKAKTEGRAIETEFPVEDKFAALPDPKPAAIRARGISSFVTVQEGCDKFCTFCVVPYTRGMEVSRPVARIVEDVQRLADNGVREITLIGQNVNAFHGDGEDGTTWSLGRLLHRLAAIPGIARLRYSTSHPRDVDDALIEAHRDIPAVMPFVHLPVQSGSDRILEAMNRKHTANDYRRTIDRFRKVRDDIAFSSDFIVGFPGEAEEDFLATLALVTQISYASAYSFKYSPRPGTPAADMQEMVTTSVMDERLARLQALIDSQQAAFNAASIGETVDVLFERAARNPGQIVGRTAYLQPAHVMASADIIGKILPVSIESLERYSLIGTLASSSPTLSLQAAPSAMTTGA; this is encoded by the coding sequence ATGAACACGCCGCGAAAGCTGCACATCAAGTCATACGGTTGTCAGATGAATGTCTACGATGCGCAACGCATGGTGGACACGCTGGCGCCTGAAGGATTCGTGGAGACGTCGAGCGTCGACGACGCCGACCTCGTGATCCTGAATACCTGCCACATCCGCGAAAAGGCTTCCGAGAAGGTTTACTCGGAGCTTGGACGGCTGCGCGCCGCTAAGGACGAAGCCGCACGTCAGGGCCGCGAGATGCGGATCGCAGTTGCTGGCTGCGTCGCGCAGGCCGAGGGCAACGAGATCATCAATCGAGCACCGGTCGTCGATGTTGTTGTCGGCCCGCAGAGCTATCATCATCTGCCGCAGCTGCTGGCAAAGGCAAAAACCGAAGGCCGTGCCATCGAAACCGAATTTCCGGTCGAAGATAAGTTCGCGGCACTTCCCGATCCCAAGCCTGCGGCGATTCGCGCCCGCGGCATTTCATCCTTCGTCACGGTGCAGGAAGGTTGCGACAAGTTCTGCACGTTCTGCGTGGTGCCCTACACCCGCGGCATGGAAGTCTCGCGGCCCGTTGCACGCATCGTCGAGGACGTGCAGCGGCTCGCCGATAATGGCGTCCGCGAAATCACGCTGATCGGCCAAAACGTCAACGCGTTTCATGGCGATGGTGAAGACGGCACGACCTGGTCTCTCGGTCGATTGCTTCATCGGCTTGCTGCAATCCCTGGCATCGCCCGGCTGCGCTATTCGACCAGTCATCCTCGGGACGTTGATGATGCATTGATCGAGGCTCACCGCGATATCCCCGCTGTGATGCCGTTCGTTCATTTGCCGGTTCAATCGGGTTCCGACCGGATTCTCGAAGCTATGAACCGCAAGCATACCGCGAATGATTACCGTCGCACCATCGACCGGTTCCGTAAGGTGCGCGACGACATTGCATTTTCGTCCGATTTTATTGTCGGTTTCCCCGGCGAAGCTGAAGAAGACTTTTTAGCCACACTCGCGCTGGTCACACAAATCAGCTACGCTAGCGCGTATTCTTTCAAGTATTCGCCCCGGCCGGGAACGCCGGCGGCGGACATGCAGGAGATGGTCACGACAAGCGTGATGGACGAGCGATTGGCGCGACTCCAGGCATTGATCGACAGCCAGCAGGCTGCGTTTAACGCAGCTTCGATCGGCGAGACCGTTGACGTGCTGTTTGAGCGCGCGGCCCGCAATCCAGGTCAAATCGTCGGACGCACCGCCTATCTGCAACCTGCGCATGTCATGGCCTCAGCAGACATTATCGGCAAGATCCTGCCTGTCTCTATCGAAAGCCTCGAGCGCTACAGTCTGATCGGCACGCTCGCATCATCATCTCCCACACTCTCGCTGCAAGCTGCCCCGTCCGCCATGACCACCGGAGCCTGA
- a CDS encoding tRNA threonylcarbamoyladenosine biosynthesis protein TsaB (product_source=KO:K14742; cath_funfam=3.30.420.40; cog=COG1214; ko=KO:K14742; pfam=PF00814; superfamily=53067; tigrfam=TIGR03725) produces the protein MFILAIDTALDYCAAAVLDTNTQTVIAQETQAMKRGHAEALMPLIARVMMDSGIAYLDLDRIAVTTGPGSFTGLRVGLSAARGIGLAAGKPVVGLTTLSAYVAPLVAEAQEQPIISAIDARHDHVYYQVVAGNGATLMKPAVTPIETTFAAARFGALRMVGNAAQLLADRWPGNQLAPLSVDTQPGPDITWVAWLGAAVEPAESPAKPFYLRPPDAKPKASSPHPQSGPQI, from the coding sequence ATGTTTATTCTCGCCATAGACACTGCGCTTGATTATTGCGCCGCCGCTGTGCTGGACACGAACACCCAGACCGTGATCGCGCAGGAAACGCAGGCAATGAAACGTGGCCACGCTGAAGCGCTGATGCCTCTGATTGCACGCGTGATGATGGATTCCGGAATCGCCTATCTCGATCTCGACCGTATCGCGGTGACCACCGGCCCTGGCAGCTTTACTGGATTGCGCGTCGGCCTGTCCGCTGCGCGCGGCATCGGACTTGCCGCGGGCAAGCCTGTCGTGGGGCTAACAACGCTGTCCGCCTATGTTGCTCCGCTGGTCGCCGAAGCACAGGAGCAGCCGATCATTTCAGCGATCGATGCACGTCATGACCATGTCTATTATCAGGTTGTTGCCGGCAACGGTGCGACGCTGATGAAGCCCGCTGTTACACCGATCGAAACGACGTTTGCAGCGGCGCGGTTTGGTGCACTCCGCATGGTCGGCAACGCCGCACAATTGCTTGCCGATCGTTGGCCGGGCAATCAACTCGCGCCGTTGTCGGTTGATACGCAACCGGGCCCGGACATCACCTGGGTCGCGTGGCTTGGCGCGGCTGTTGAACCAGCCGAGTCGCCAGCGAAGCCGTTTTATCTGCGGCCGCCTGACGCCAAGCCGAAGGCAAGTTCGCCGCATCCGCAGAGCGGGCCGCAAATATAG
- a CDS encoding putative rRNA maturation factor (product_source=KO:K07042; cath_funfam=3.40.390.30; cog=COG0319; ko=KO:K07042; pfam=PF02130; superfamily=55486; tigrfam=TIGR00043): protein MEYRKPSSMISDGYPATEVLVTADCWQHEADAETTIHRAIETASAMVDADTADAELAIMLTDDAGIRTLNKNWRNIDKPTNVLSFPALQPSGPALDDDAPRMLGDIAIAYETTRAEADAEHKPFDHHLSHLAIHGFLHLVGYDHENDDDAEVMEDLERNILAQLGIPDPYAHDDQVK, encoded by the coding sequence GTGGAATATAGAAAACCATCATCCATGATCTCCGACGGCTATCCCGCGACCGAAGTTCTTGTCACTGCCGATTGCTGGCAGCATGAAGCGGATGCGGAAACGACCATTCATCGCGCCATCGAGACGGCTTCCGCCATGGTCGACGCGGATACCGCAGACGCCGAACTTGCGATCATGCTGACAGACGATGCTGGCATCCGCACTCTGAACAAGAACTGGCGCAACATCGACAAGCCGACCAACGTGCTGTCGTTTCCGGCCTTGCAACCATCCGGTCCAGCTCTTGATGACGACGCGCCACGGATGCTCGGCGACATCGCCATCGCATATGAGACAACACGCGCTGAGGCCGATGCCGAACACAAGCCATTCGACCATCATCTCAGCCATCTGGCCATACATGGCTTCCTGCATCTCGTCGGCTACGATCACGAAAACGACGACGATGCGGAGGTCATGGAAGACCTCGAGAGGAATATCCTCGCGCAACTCGGCATTCCCGATCCGTATGCGCACGACGATCAGGTGAAATAG
- a CDS encoding Fur family ferric uptake transcriptional regulator (product_source=KO:K03711; cath_funfam=1.10.10.10; cog=COG0735; ko=KO:K03711; pfam=PF01475; smart=SM01074; superfamily=46785) gives MTALKSMPSGSHTDIEKRCAAAGMRMTEQRRVIARVLAEALDHPDVEELYARAVAIDDKISISTVYRTVKLFEDAGIIERHDFREGRARYEQVPDNHHDHLINLRDGKVIEFTSEEIEKLQAEIARKLGFKLVDHRLELYCVPLDDDKT, from the coding sequence ATGACGGCCCTGAAATCTATGCCTTCCGGCAGCCATACGGACATCGAGAAACGCTGCGCTGCAGCGGGCATGCGGATGACTGAGCAGCGGCGCGTCATTGCACGTGTGCTGGCCGAGGCGCTGGATCATCCCGATGTCGAAGAGCTTTATGCCCGCGCAGTTGCGATTGACGACAAGATATCGATCTCGACCGTTTATCGCACAGTCAAGCTGTTCGAGGACGCCGGCATCATCGAACGACATGACTTCCGCGAGGGACGTGCGCGCTACGAGCAGGTGCCTGATAATCACCACGACCACCTCATCAATCTGCGCGACGGCAAGGTGATCGAATTCACGTCCGAGGAAATCGAGAAGCTGCAGGCAGAAATTGCCCGCAAGCTCGGCTTCAAGCTGGTCGATCATCGGCTGGAGCTCTATTGCGTGCCGCTGGACGACGACAAGACTTGA
- a CDS encoding CBS domain containing-hemolysin-like protein (product_source=COG1253; cath_funfam=3.10.580.10,3.30.465.10; cog=COG1253; pfam=PF00571,PF03471; smart=SM00116,SM01091; superfamily=54631,56176), producing the protein MRALRTLFGWKAGSARADLQVVLDATAPDETGFSTIERTMLRNILALHERRIADVMVPRADIVGVKRDISLGELMTTFESAGHSRLVVYDDTLDEPEGIVHIRDLLTFITAKAKVADEVNAKRKKPFPAGLDLRAVDLRMPLMDANIMRKLLYVPPSMPAIDLLAQMQATRIHLALVVDEYGGTDGLVSIEDIVEQVVGEIDDEHDGDEPPSVVRQGDGSFIADARAGLDDVKSVVGEQFDTGEAGEDVDTLGGYLVTQVGRLPVRGEIISGPGEFEIEVLDADPRRIKRVRIGTRKDRSNPRLRERRREAATDAANPPSDTSSSPSGDTAGTP; encoded by the coding sequence ATGCGCGCGCTGCGCACGTTGTTTGGCTGGAAAGCCGGATCGGCCCGCGCGGATCTCCAGGTTGTCCTTGATGCGACAGCACCCGATGAGACGGGATTTTCGACGATCGAGCGCACGATGCTGCGCAACATCCTCGCGCTGCACGAGCGCCGTATCGCCGACGTCATGGTGCCGCGCGCCGACATCGTTGGCGTCAAGCGCGACATTTCGCTCGGCGAATTGATGACCACATTTGAGAGCGCGGGCCATTCCCGGCTTGTAGTTTACGACGACACGCTCGACGAGCCGGAAGGCATTGTCCATATCCGCGATCTGCTCACCTTCATTACCGCAAAGGCCAAGGTCGCGGACGAGGTCAACGCCAAACGCAAGAAGCCATTTCCCGCAGGGCTCGATCTGCGCGCTGTCGATCTGCGCATGCCCTTGATGGACGCGAACATCATGCGCAAGCTGCTCTATGTTCCTCCATCGATGCCGGCCATCGATCTTCTGGCGCAGATGCAGGCCACGCGCATCCATTTGGCATTGGTCGTAGATGAATACGGCGGCACTGACGGACTGGTATCGATCGAAGATATTGTCGAGCAGGTTGTCGGCGAAATCGACGACGAACACGACGGCGATGAACCGCCGTCGGTGGTGCGGCAAGGTGATGGCTCCTTCATCGCGGATGCACGCGCGGGTCTTGATGACGTCAAATCAGTCGTTGGCGAGCAATTCGATACCGGCGAAGCCGGTGAGGATGTCGATACGCTGGGCGGCTATCTCGTGACGCAGGTTGGCCGCTTGCCGGTGCGGGGCGAGATCATCTCCGGCCCTGGTGAATTCGAAATCGAAGTGCTCGATGCCGATCCACGGCGCATCAAGCGCGTGCGCATCGGCACGCGAAAGGATCGCTCGAATCCGCGCCTTCGAGAAAGGCGGCGGGAAGCTGCAACGGATGCCGCGAACCCACCATCCGACACAAGCTCTTCGCCCTCCGGCGACACCGCGGGAACCCCATGA
- a CDS encoding nucleotide-binding universal stress UspA family protein (product_source=COG0589; cog=COG0589; pfam=PF00582; superfamily=52402), producing MSSQRRSYEQGHKPKCLVIVDDSAEGDRAVYYASRWAVRVGGGVVMLRVIDTEDRNQQWLGVADIMRAEAEETANAALDRAAGRANGIAAITPERVIREGDPTEQILDVIDKDVDIAMLVLAASVGAEGPGPIITMLAKTAGTFPVPVAIVPGSLSDSDLDALS from the coding sequence ATGAGCAGCCAACGACGAAGTTACGAACAGGGCCACAAGCCGAAATGTTTAGTCATCGTTGACGACAGCGCCGAAGGCGACCGCGCCGTCTACTATGCTAGCCGCTGGGCCGTTCGGGTCGGTGGCGGGGTGGTGATGCTGCGGGTCATCGACACCGAGGACCGCAACCAGCAATGGCTTGGCGTTGCCGACATTATGCGTGCAGAAGCGGAGGAAACGGCCAACGCCGCGCTCGATCGTGCCGCGGGACGCGCCAACGGCATTGCCGCGATCACACCTGAACGCGTGATCCGGGAGGGCGATCCCACCGAGCAGATTCTCGACGTGATCGACAAGGACGTCGACATCGCCATGCTGGTGCTGGCGGCAAGCGTCGGCGCCGAGGGACCCGGCCCGATCATCACCATGCTGGCAAAAACGGCCGGAACCTTCCCGGTTCCCGTTGCGATTGTGCCGGGCAGCCTGAGCGATAGCGACCTCGACGCCCTGTCATGA
- a CDS encoding ribosomal-protein-alanine N-acetyltransferase (product_source=KO:K03789; cath_funfam=3.40.630.30; cog=COG0456; ko=KO:K03789; pfam=PF00583; superfamily=55729; tigrfam=TIGR01575): MSRLTDVLARIFPRLFKAAAPVVEVASLRDALRLSQLHRASFHRGWGADEFEQILIERNALAHRLRLGRTIIGFIVSRTAADEAEILSVAIASNQRGRGYSRELLRTHLGHLAGHGLKKVFLEVEENNHPARALYERAGFRVVGRRERYYRDTSGEQLNAVVMQRDLS; encoded by the coding sequence ATGTCGCGGCTCACTGACGTTCTCGCCCGGATTTTTCCGCGGTTGTTTAAAGCAGCTGCTCCTGTCGTCGAGGTTGCAAGCCTCCGCGATGCGCTGCGGCTATCACAGCTGCACCGCGCATCGTTTCACCGCGGTTGGGGCGCTGATGAATTTGAGCAGATTTTGATCGAACGTAATGCGCTTGCACACCGGCTGCGGTTGGGGCGCACGATCATCGGCTTTATCGTGTCGCGCACCGCTGCAGACGAGGCCGAAATCCTTTCCGTTGCCATTGCGTCGAATCAGCGCGGGCGCGGCTATTCGCGGGAGTTGTTGCGAACGCACCTCGGGCATTTGGCAGGGCACGGCCTGAAAAAGGTGTTCCTTGAAGTGGAGGAAAATAACCATCCCGCACGCGCCCTCTACGAACGGGCCGGATTTCGCGTCGTCGGCCGCCGGGAGCGCTACTACAGAGATACAAGCGGGGAACAATTGAATGCCGTGGTGATGCAACGAGACTTGTCGTAG